Proteins from one candidate division KSB1 bacterium genomic window:
- a CDS encoding glycosyl transferase — translation MKFGYFDDNKKEYVITNPRTPYPWINYLGSQDFFSLISNTAGGYSFYKDARFRRLSRYRYNNIPLDTNGRYFYINDAGTVWNPGWQPVQTELDDYSCRHGLGYSVIRGVKNGLSAEVLFFVPVNDNAEVQKVVVKNETQQRKSFKLYSFIEWNLWNALDDMTNFQRNYNTGEVEIDGSMILHKTEYRERRNHFAFYSVNQPVAGYDTDRETFAGLYNGLDRPDTVLNNKPGNSVAHGWSPVASHCLEINLEPGEAQTFVFVLGYIENEPDDKWDASGALNRKKAKQLVNAFDTADKVDAQLKELNRYWDDLLSAIQVQSHDKNLDRMVNIWNQYQCMVTFNMSRSASYFESGIGRGMGFRDSNQDLIGFVHQVPERARQRILDIAATQMQDGSAYHQYQPLTKKGNDAVGSNFNDDPMWLVLAVSAYIKETGKMDILDEDVMFDNDPDNTASLFEHLSRSFYHVVHNRGPHGLPLIGRADWNDCLNLNCFSNDPDESFQTTENKEGGKAESVFIAAMFVIYGKEYVELCRRLNKEKEADEALSHIEEMISVINKAGWDGDWFVRAYDHNGDKVGGQECKEGRIFIETQGFCTMADIGVQDGRAQQALDAVREHLDCKYGIVLHNPPFTRYYLNLGEISTYPPGYKENAGIFCHNNPWIMIGETRIGRGSRAFEYYRKIAPSYLEEISDLHRTEPYVYAQMIAGKDAVKPGEAKNSWLTGTAAWNFYAITQYILGIRADYDGLMIDPCIPKDWDGFTYVRKYRGAVYNITVENPQGVEKGVKSITVDGKSLDGQCVPVAAQGANVNVRVEMG, via the coding sequence ATGAAATTTGGTTATTTTGATGACAACAAGAAGGAATATGTGATTACCAACCCCCGCACTCCCTACCCCTGGATCAATTATCTGGGAAGCCAGGACTTTTTTTCTCTCATCTCGAATACAGCCGGTGGTTACAGCTTTTATAAAGATGCACGATTTCGCAGACTCTCCCGATACCGTTACAATAATATTCCTCTCGACACCAACGGGCGCTATTTTTACATCAATGACGCCGGCACGGTTTGGAATCCGGGTTGGCAGCCTGTACAAACCGAACTGGATGACTATTCCTGTCGGCACGGACTTGGATATTCTGTCATTCGCGGTGTAAAAAACGGCCTGAGCGCCGAGGTTTTATTTTTTGTCCCCGTGAATGATAATGCCGAAGTGCAAAAAGTGGTTGTTAAAAACGAAACACAACAACGCAAGTCATTCAAATTGTACTCGTTTATAGAGTGGAATCTGTGGAATGCCCTGGACGATATGACTAATTTTCAGCGGAATTACAACACCGGTGAGGTTGAAATTGACGGCTCTATGATCCTTCACAAGACAGAATACCGCGAGCGTCGCAATCATTTTGCGTTTTATTCGGTGAACCAGCCTGTTGCCGGATACGACACGGACCGTGAAACATTCGCCGGTCTTTATAACGGTCTGGATCGTCCGGATACGGTTTTGAACAATAAACCCGGCAATTCTGTGGCCCATGGATGGTCACCGGTTGCCTCCCATTGCCTTGAAATCAATCTGGAGCCGGGAGAAGCACAGACTTTTGTGTTTGTACTCGGTTATATTGAAAATGAACCGGATGATAAATGGGATGCTTCGGGTGCCTTGAATCGAAAAAAAGCCAAACAGCTGGTCAACGCTTTTGATACTGCCGATAAAGTGGATGCTCAATTAAAAGAGTTGAACCGATACTGGGATGATCTGCTGTCCGCGATTCAGGTTCAAAGTCATGATAAAAATCTCGACCGTATGGTAAATATCTGGAACCAATATCAATGCATGGTTACCTTTAACATGTCGCGCAGCGCGTCCTATTTTGAGAGCGGAATTGGAAGAGGAATGGGGTTCCGGGATTCCAATCAGGATTTGATCGGCTTTGTACATCAGGTGCCGGAGCGGGCGCGTCAACGCATTCTGGATATTGCAGCCACGCAAATGCAGGACGGCAGCGCTTATCATCAATATCAGCCGTTGACCAAAAAAGGCAATGATGCTGTGGGCAGCAATTTCAATGATGATCCCATGTGGCTGGTCCTGGCGGTGTCCGCTTATATCAAAGAAACCGGAAAAATGGATATACTGGATGAGGATGTCATGTTCGATAATGATCCTGACAATACAGCCTCTTTGTTCGAACATTTGTCCCGTTCCTTTTACCATGTTGTTCACAATAGAGGTCCGCACGGCCTTCCGCTCATCGGCCGCGCCGACTGGAATGATTGTCTGAATCTGAATTGTTTTTCGAATGACCCGGACGAGTCCTTTCAAACCACTGAAAACAAAGAGGGTGGAAAGGCCGAATCCGTGTTTATCGCAGCCATGTTTGTAATTTACGGCAAAGAGTACGTTGAACTGTGCCGGCGTTTGAATAAAGAAAAAGAAGCGGATGAGGCTCTGTCGCATATTGAGGAAATGATTAGTGTGATCAACAAAGCCGGGTGGGACGGTGACTGGTTTGTTCGCGCCTATGATCACAATGGCGACAAGGTCGGCGGACAAGAATGCAAAGAGGGACGGATTTTTATCGAAACCCAGGGTTTTTGCACCATGGCGGATATTGGTGTGCAAGACGGCCGCGCTCAACAGGCGCTTGATGCGGTCAGGGAGCATTTGGACTGCAAATACGGTATTGTGCTGCACAATCCGCCTTTTACCCGCTATTATCTGAACCTGGGCGAAATTTCCACTTATCCGCCGGGATATAAAGAAAACGCAGGCATCTTTTGTCACAATAACCCCTGGATCATGATCGGGGAAACACGAATCGGCCGCGGCAGCCGGGCGTTTGAGTATTATCGAAAAATTGCACCCTCTTATCTGGAAGAGATCAGCGACCTGCATCGGACCGAACCCTATGTATACGCGCAGATGATTGCCGGCAAGGATGCGGTCAAACCGGGTGAAGCTAAAAATTCCTGGCTCACAGGTACGGCTGCATGGAATTTTTACGCCATCACGCAATATATTCTCGGCATTCGCGCCGATTATGACGGACTGATGATTGACCCCTGTATACCCAAAGACTGGGACGGTTTTACCTATGTACGCAAATACAGAGGTGCCGTTTATAATATCACTGTTGAGAATCCGCAGGGAGTTGAAAAAGGCGTCAAATCAATCACAGTTGACGGAAAATCCCTGGACGGTCAATGTGTGCCGGTGGCAGCGCAGGGAGCCAATGTGAATGTGCGGGTTGAAATGGGATAA
- a CDS encoding MFS transporter: MSQNKVKFAEKISYGLGDTASNLYFQTFIFFLAYFYTDVFGISAAAAGTMFALTRIWDGINDPLMGIIADRTQTRWGKFRPYLLWMVIPYAVIGVLTFTTPNFNATGKLIYVYVTYTLMMMIYTAINIPYSSLMGVVSPNPKVRTGFSQYRFILAFVGGFIVQGVTLPLVGVYGGADTSVLTATVNESHQIVITEQGEGTSKLSFKGTDRQGEKLDLDKMVWVNTPEILAEGDTTSGIVFLESGFEQAQFALPVWFPDINWDEADYQLKVINERKGFQWTMTTFALLAMILFLITFFNTKERVQPSLRQKTSLKHDLGDLIRNVPWVILFFLGIFTLTHTCLRNGAIIYYFKYYVGNKGLATSFMLAGTAATIIAIFLIGWVSNRFGKKRTYIVCMLLTTVFTSAYYFLDKDQIVLIFIFQVLANFTFGPTSPLVWAMYTDAADYSEWKWGRRATGLVMSASTMAQKFGWAIGGALTGWLLAAFGFQANVEQTPETMQGLRLMFSWIPASASLLGAFLMVIYPLSEDKMQEIMSDLDKRRMEE, from the coding sequence ATGAGTCAGAACAAGGTCAAGTTTGCAGAAAAAATCAGTTACGGACTGGGAGATACCGCCTCAAATCTCTATTTTCAGACGTTTATATTTTTCCTGGCATATTTTTACACCGATGTATTCGGGATTTCTGCAGCTGCTGCAGGAACCATGTTTGCTCTGACCCGGATCTGGGACGGGATCAATGATCCCCTGATGGGTATTATCGCGGACCGCACGCAGACACGCTGGGGCAAGTTTCGCCCTTATTTGCTGTGGATGGTGATTCCTTACGCCGTCATTGGAGTGTTGACATTCACAACCCCGAATTTCAATGCCACGGGTAAACTGATTTATGTGTATGTCACCTATACTTTGATGATGATGATTTATACGGCGATTAATATCCCCTATTCTTCATTGATGGGGGTGGTTTCACCCAATCCCAAGGTTCGCACCGGCTTTTCTCAGTACAGGTTTATACTGGCATTTGTCGGCGGGTTTATTGTTCAGGGGGTGACACTGCCCCTGGTTGGCGTTTACGGCGGAGCCGATACCTCTGTGCTTACTGCCACTGTCAATGAATCACACCAAATTGTGATCACGGAACAGGGCGAAGGAACATCAAAATTATCCTTCAAAGGAACGGACAGGCAGGGTGAAAAACTTGATCTGGACAAAATGGTCTGGGTCAATACGCCGGAAATCCTGGCTGAAGGTGATACCACCAGCGGTATTGTTTTTCTGGAAAGCGGCTTTGAACAGGCGCAATTCGCCCTGCCGGTCTGGTTCCCGGATATCAACTGGGATGAAGCGGATTATCAACTCAAAGTGATCAATGAACGCAAAGGCTTTCAATGGACCATGACCACCTTTGCGCTCCTGGCCATGATTCTGTTCCTGATCACCTTTTTCAACACCAAGGAACGCGTGCAGCCGTCGCTCCGACAAAAAACATCCTTGAAACATGATTTAGGTGATTTGATCCGCAATGTTCCGTGGGTCATTCTGTTTTTTCTGGGGATATTCACCCTCACGCACACCTGTCTGAGGAACGGAGCCATTATTTATTATTTCAAATATTATGTCGGGAATAAAGGGCTCGCTACCAGTTTTATGCTGGCGGGAACCGCTGCGACGATCATTGCCATTTTCCTAATTGGATGGGTGTCTAATCGTTTCGGCAAAAAACGTACTTATATTGTCTGTATGCTGCTGACCACTGTTTTTACATCGGCTTATTATTTTCTGGACAAAGATCAGATTGTCCTTATATTCATTTTTCAGGTGTTGGCTAATTTTACATTTGGTCCGACCTCGCCGCTGGTCTGGGCGATGTACACGGATGCCGCCGATTATTCAGAATGGAAGTGGGGACGCCGGGCTACCGGTTTGGTCATGTCTGCGTCAACCATGGCGCAAAAATTCGGATGGGCCATCGGCGGCGCCTTGACCGGTTGGCTGCTGGCAGCGTTTGGGTTTCAGGCCAATGTCGAGCAAACCCCGGAAACCATGCAGGGACTTCGGCTTATGTTCAGCTGGATTCCTGCTTCAGCCAGTTTGCTGGGTGCATTTTTGATGGTGATTTATCCGTTGAGTGAAGATAAAATGCAGGAGATTATGTCGGATCTGGATAAACGAAGAATGGAAGAATAA
- a CDS encoding sulfatase-like hydrolase/transferase has translation MSRVNRRQFLKFAAAGTVLFPTANTLTGCAGCRRPNIIFFIADDMLPEMFNFLPEGRGKNLTPNLDRLAREGTIMMNQYVASPVCTPSRYNCLTGRYASRARNESFLQRTRREKGQTVIQWNSFITERDSTLPKILQANGYTTGMVGKNHVIHVNNYYQFPDYNADPKAPKIAAKLRENSENLQAAVKQAGFDYAERLYHNNPNFIGLADVAVQNLDWITEGGLLFIESNRNTPFFLYFATTVPHQPNEPERSWNANPLVTAQGILESPPEGMPPRETIARRIKKAGLEGTGRENLLWLDDALGALLDKLCELNLDNDTLLFFFNDHGQHDKGTLYQGGVRTPSVVWKKGGFECGEVSTTRVSNVDFAPTILDYTNSRYDPNMFDGTSFRSVLQGRSKIIHDRLYFELGYSRGLLMGDWKYIALRYPDYAENRTFSERKQVLDAYNRGREFRNMKIVNRDPSKPYSHLEIIPGGGHAEHESYGKRPGYFDSDQLYNISEDPGETNNLAQDPTYQTKLTEMQQALDEMTDDLPGAFKI, from the coding sequence ATGTCACGTGTCAATCGACGTCAGTTTTTGAAATTCGCAGCAGCCGGTACTGTTTTGTTTCCCACCGCTAACACGCTGACCGGATGCGCCGGGTGCAGACGTCCCAATATTATTTTCTTTATTGCCGATGATATGCTTCCGGAAATGTTTAATTTTTTGCCGGAAGGACGCGGCAAAAATTTAACCCCCAATCTGGACCGGCTGGCGCGTGAAGGCACAATTATGATGAATCAATATGTGGCCTCTCCCGTCTGTACGCCGAGCCGTTACAATTGTCTGACCGGACGCTATGCAAGCCGCGCCAGAAATGAATCATTTTTGCAGCGAACCCGGCGGGAAAAAGGACAAACCGTGATCCAGTGGAATTCTTTTATCACTGAAAGGGACAGCACGCTTCCCAAAATTCTGCAGGCCAATGGGTATACTACGGGTATGGTCGGCAAGAATCATGTTATTCATGTAAATAATTATTATCAATTCCCGGATTATAATGCCGATCCCAAAGCCCCGAAAATTGCCGCCAAATTACGTGAAAACAGCGAAAACCTTCAAGCTGCTGTGAAACAAGCCGGCTTTGATTATGCGGAGCGGCTTTATCACAATAATCCCAATTTCATCGGACTGGCGGATGTGGCTGTGCAGAATCTGGATTGGATCACAGAGGGTGGACTTTTATTTATCGAATCGAACCGGAATACTCCTTTTTTTCTGTATTTTGCCACCACCGTCCCGCATCAGCCTAATGAACCCGAGCGTTCCTGGAATGCCAATCCCCTTGTGACTGCACAAGGAATTTTGGAATCCCCGCCGGAAGGCATGCCGCCCCGGGAAACCATTGCGCGTCGAATAAAAAAGGCCGGACTGGAGGGGACAGGAAGAGAAAATCTGCTATGGCTGGATGATGCTCTGGGAGCTCTGTTAGATAAACTGTGTGAACTCAATCTGGATAATGATACTTTGCTGTTCTTTTTCAATGACCATGGTCAGCATGACAAAGGAACTCTTTATCAGGGAGGCGTTCGTACCCCCAGTGTGGTATGGAAAAAAGGTGGTTTTGAATGCGGTGAGGTCAGCACTACCCGTGTATCCAATGTTGATTTTGCACCCACCATTCTGGACTATACCAACAGCCGCTATGATCCGAATATGTTTGACGGCACCAGTTTTCGATCGGTTCTGCAGGGACGTTCAAAAATTATACATGACCGGCTATACTTTGAATTGGGGTACAGTCGCGGACTGTTAATGGGGGACTGGAAGTATATTGCTTTACGATATCCGGATTATGCGGAAAACAGGACTTTTTCTGAAAGAAAACAGGTGCTGGATGCATACAATCGCGGCAGAGAGTTTCGAAATATGAAAATTGTCAACCGCGATCCTTCCAAACCTTACAGTCATCTGGAAATCATACCGGGTGGAGGTCATGCTGAACACGAATCTTATGGCAAGCGGCCGGGGTATTTTGATTCGGATCAATTGTATAATATCTCGGAGGATCCGGGTGAGACAAACAATCTTGCACAAGATCCAACGTATCAAACAAAGCTGACAGAAATGCAGCAGGCGCTCGATGAAATGACCGATGATCTGCCAGGAGCGTTTAAAATATAG
- a CDS encoding carboxypeptidase-like regulatory domain-containing protein → MRNQFVINRSLILVCFALFYFFASQALAASLIRGKVVDSKTGNSLPGANVYLEGTHIGAATDMKGNYVINNVPPGAYSMHVTYIGYREKTLQVKLTANEKVTHNIELEKS, encoded by the coding sequence ATGAGGAACCAATTTGTAATAAACCGTTCTTTGATTCTCGTTTGTTTTGCACTGTTTTATTTTTTCGCATCTCAGGCCCTGGCAGCCTCATTAATACGTGGAAAGGTGGTTGACAGCAAAACCGGTAATTCGCTTCCGGGGGCCAATGTATATTTAGAGGGGACCCATATCGGCGCAGCAACGGACATGAAAGGCAATTATGTCATCAACAATGTTCCGCCCGGCGCCTATTCAATGCATGTCACTTATATCGGCTATCGGGAAAAGACGCTGCAAGTCAAATTGACCGCCAATGAAAAAGTGACTCACAATATTGAACTGGAAAAGTCCTAA
- the pabB gene encoding aminodeoxychorismate synthase component I, protein MHCNQLSENSVLLFDRNDHSWNLFSHPLRIIQADSCQEVLPALTEIESAVRQNGLWAAGFLSYEAASAFDPALHTHAPAGFPLLWFGLYRQAEPVRFPNQPSGEAGALIWQPSVTRKHYLRCIQTIKQHIRRGDTYQVNYTYRQRAELHSEPWPLFQQMIRAQGPGYGACINLPDWCICCASPELFFSTNADKLVSKPMKGTAARAVTACQDQQRANRLYHSAKDRAENTMIVDMVRNDMGRVARTGSIDVPFLNQVERYPTVWQMTSTVTCLTDASRVNIFKALYPAASITGAPKASAMNIITKLETTPRNIYTGSIGFMSPENRSQFNVAIRTLLWNKKSGRAEYGTGGGIVWDSVDSHEYRETLTKTRILHQMPPHYLFESLLWRAETGFFLLDLHLDRLRHSARYFGFPFDASRAGQQLKSGIDTDKQELKAKLYLYPDGNMAIEASPLIPHPRRYRISLASAPVSSDDPRLYHKTSDRSMYERALQQASTADVLLWNEKHRLTESCTANIALQIDGLLYTPPVSAGLLPGVYRRYLLEQKKLRVKSLTRDDLLNSQKVFCMNSVRGLWQVECVIVYS, encoded by the coding sequence ATGCATTGCAACCAATTATCTGAAAACAGTGTTCTGCTATTCGACCGAAACGATCACAGCTGGAATCTGTTCTCCCATCCTCTCCGCATTATCCAGGCAGACAGCTGTCAGGAGGTCCTGCCCGCTCTCACAGAAATCGAATCCGCAGTCAGACAGAACGGATTGTGGGCGGCGGGGTTTCTGTCCTACGAAGCGGCTTCCGCATTTGATCCGGCGCTGCACACGCATGCACCAGCCGGTTTTCCGCTGCTATGGTTCGGCCTGTACCGTCAGGCAGAGCCGGTCCGGTTTCCCAACCAGCCGAGCGGAGAGGCGGGAGCCTTGATTTGGCAGCCCTCTGTCACACGGAAACACTATCTGCGTTGCATACAGACCATCAAACAGCACATCAGGCGCGGCGACACCTATCAGGTGAACTATACCTATCGTCAGCGGGCAGAATTACACAGTGAACCCTGGCCGCTGTTTCAGCAGATGATCCGCGCTCAGGGTCCGGGGTACGGCGCCTGCATCAATCTACCGGACTGGTGCATCTGCTGCGCGTCGCCGGAATTGTTTTTCAGCACTAATGCAGACAAATTGGTATCCAAACCGATGAAAGGCACCGCTGCGCGCGCCGTTACAGCATGTCAGGATCAGCAGCGGGCCAACCGGCTTTACCACTCTGCAAAAGACCGGGCGGAAAACACCATGATTGTGGATATGGTGCGCAACGACATGGGGCGGGTGGCCCGGACCGGCAGCATCGACGTCCCCTTTCTGAACCAGGTGGAGCGCTATCCGACGGTCTGGCAAATGACCAGTACCGTCACTTGCTTGACAGATGCTTCCCGGGTCAATATTTTCAAGGCGCTCTATCCGGCAGCCTCCATCACCGGCGCTCCCAAGGCAAGCGCCATGAACATCATCACGAAACTCGAGACCACACCGCGGAATATATACACCGGCAGCATTGGATTCATGTCCCCGGAAAACCGATCCCAGTTCAACGTGGCCATCCGCACTCTGCTGTGGAACAAGAAATCGGGCCGGGCCGAGTACGGAACCGGCGGCGGCATTGTCTGGGATTCTGTTGATTCTCATGAATACCGGGAAACACTCACCAAAACAAGGATTTTACATCAAATGCCGCCCCACTATCTGTTCGAATCATTGTTATGGAGGGCGGAAACGGGTTTCTTTCTTCTGGATCTGCATTTAGACCGTCTGCGCCACTCCGCTCGTTATTTTGGATTTCCGTTTGACGCAAGCAGAGCCGGGCAGCAGCTGAAATCCGGAATAGATACAGACAAGCAGGAATTAAAAGCAAAATTATATCTCTACCCGGATGGAAACATGGCTATTGAGGCATCTCCGCTCATCCCGCATCCCCGGCGCTACCGCATCAGCCTGGCCAGTGCGCCGGTTTCTTCGGACGATCCCCGTTTGTACCACAAAACCTCGGACCGAAGCATGTACGAACGCGCCCTGCAGCAGGCATCCACAGCGGACGTCCTGCTCTGGAATGAAAAGCACCGACTCACCGAATCCTGCACCGCCAATATCGCCTTGCAGATCGACGGTCTATTGTACACTCCTCCGGTTTCCGCCGGCCTGCTGCCCGGTGTGTATCGACGTTATTTGCTGGAGCAGAAAAAACTGCGTGTCAAATCATTAACCCGGGATGATCTGCTGAACAGCCAAAAAGTTTTCTGCATGAACTCGGTTCGCGGATTGTGGCAGGTTGAATGCGTGATAGTATATTCTTGA
- a CDS encoding GNAT family N-acetyltransferase, translated as MNPVIDILPLTHEQHRFQQETMYQAVFVPEGAEPPDRSILSDPALTRYFQNWEKNGDTGFIAVNKRTGQEMGAAWFRLFPEQNKGYGFVDEDTPELVLAVLPEFRSRGIGTLLPKQLLQSAESGYKAISWSVSADNPAKRLYEHAGR; from the coding sequence TTGAATCCGGTCATTGACATTCTACCGTTAACGCATGAACAGCATCGGTTTCAGCAGGAAACAATGTATCAGGCTGTATTCGTTCCGGAAGGTGCAGAACCTCCGGATCGGAGCATTCTGTCAGATCCCGCACTCACCCGGTACTTTCAGAACTGGGAAAAAAATGGAGATACGGGATTCATTGCCGTAAATAAACGAACCGGACAAGAAATGGGAGCCGCCTGGTTCAGATTATTCCCTGAGCAAAACAAAGGTTATGGATTTGTCGATGAGGATACCCCTGAACTGGTTCTGGCAGTGTTGCCGGAATTCCGCAGCAGGGGGATCGGAACCCTGCTGCCTAAACAGCTTTTACAGAGCGCAGAATCCGGGTATAAAGCTATATCCTGGAGTGTATCAGCGGACAATCCGGCAAAACGATTGTATGAACACGCTGGGCGCTGA
- a CDS encoding alpha/beta hydrolase-fold protein → MTQVVLKQFKFTVFLILVNFSLSMKTQAETPPFVLNNTHKVQMKSEWTGHEHELVIYLPDSYENSPEKHYPVLYFTDAYWDMPLLHSIYGQLTYDNVLPELIMVGFSYPGEDVNYGDLRSRDLSPTRVSAANIKSGQGPEFLTFIEKTVIPYMQSEYRVDAKDRALAGSSMGGLFVLYAMYEKPNLFKRYIAISPAAGWDNRYLFDRDDRYAATHKTLQVRLFLSYGTDEYEPFREPIIALQKKLATRNYDEFALLNFAIEGERHSGVKSEGYSRGLRWIFQNIAPHGPSGLEREIQSGAE, encoded by the coding sequence ATGACACAGGTTGTTTTGAAACAATTCAAGTTTACAGTGTTCTTAATCCTGGTCAATTTCAGTCTGAGCATGAAAACACAAGCAGAAACACCCCCCTTTGTTCTGAACAATACCCATAAAGTCCAGATGAAATCGGAATGGACCGGTCACGAACATGAATTGGTCATTTATTTACCAGACAGTTATGAAAATTCACCTGAAAAACATTATCCAGTGCTCTATTTTACCGATGCATACTGGGATATGCCGCTTTTGCATTCTATTTACGGACAACTGACCTATGACAATGTGCTGCCTGAATTGATCATGGTGGGATTTTCATATCCGGGAGAGGATGTAAACTATGGTGATCTTCGCTCGAGAGATCTGTCACCGACTCGAGTCAGTGCGGCAAACATAAAATCCGGTCAGGGACCTGAATTTTTAACATTTATTGAAAAAACAGTTATCCCCTACATGCAATCCGAGTACCGAGTCGATGCAAAGGATCGGGCTTTGGCAGGTAGTTCGATGGGAGGTCTGTTCGTATTATACGCCATGTACGAAAAACCAAACCTGTTCAAGCGCTATATCGCCATCAGTCCGGCAGCCGGATGGGACAACCGCTATCTGTTCGACCGTGATGATCGATATGCCGCAACTCATAAAACATTGCAGGTTCGCTTGTTTCTGTCCTACGGTACAGACGAATATGAACCCTTTCGCGAACCCATTATCGCACTGCAAAAGAAACTGGCGACGCGGAACTATGACGAGTTTGCCCTCCTCAACTTTGCTATTGAGGGTGAACGCCATTCCGGGGTCAAATCCGAAGGATACAGTCGCGGACTGCGCTGGATCTTTCAAAACATTGCACCTCACGGACCAAGCGGATTGGAGAGAGAGATTCAAAGCGGAGCAGAGTAA
- a CDS encoding SMP-30/gluconolactonase/LRE family protein, with translation MKRNTWFKFTTVLTATAAVLLIMCGSVAEVQFPIDVGEKPESITKGFNGNYYVTLMDGNEPEDGEIVELAPGVVRTFSTNFNDPKGIVYLNNHLYVSDVTKIWEIDANGVAGVWVDQMDFPHEVLYLNDVAVDENGTGIYVTDMGASNQMWDQEDKLWPLDSDEAAAIPVVGRVYHVDLDGNVTIAQDTSDIMLNPNGVNVNNDGKLLIGAFFLGNLLVQEDGDLTQLPGAYRGADGVAQDSQGNYYISSWAQGTLWKMDAATGESTVLVDTLQSAADFYLEEDKGRLLLPDMKAGTVYEIKLP, from the coding sequence ATGAAACGCAATACATGGTTTAAATTTACAACTGTGTTGACGGCTACTGCAGCGGTTCTGCTCATCATGTGCGGCAGCGTTGCCGAGGTCCAATTCCCGATTGACGTCGGAGAAAAACCGGAAAGCATTACCAAGGGATTTAACGGCAATTATTATGTCACTCTGATGGACGGCAATGAACCCGAGGACGGCGAAATCGTCGAACTCGCACCGGGTGTTGTCCGCACGTTTTCCACGAATTTTAACGACCCAAAGGGCATTGTTTATCTGAACAATCATCTGTATGTATCGGATGTCACCAAAATCTGGGAGATTGATGCGAACGGCGTTGCCGGCGTTTGGGTTGATCAAATGGATTTCCCGCATGAGGTTCTTTATTTGAACGATGTTGCTGTGGATGAAAACGGCACCGGCATTTATGTCACGGATATGGGCGCATCAAACCAAATGTGGGACCAGGAGGACAAGCTTTGGCCGCTGGACAGCGACGAGGCAGCAGCCATCCCGGTGGTCGGGCGCGTGTATCATGTCGATCTTGACGGAAATGTGACGATAGCCCAGGACACCTCGGATATAATGCTGAATCCCAACGGCGTAAATGTGAACAATGACGGAAAGCTGTTGATCGGCGCCTTCTTTTTGGGCAATCTGCTTGTTCAGGAGGACGGCGATCTGACCCAGCTGCCCGGCGCCTATCGCGGCGCAGACGGGGTGGCCCAGGACAGTCAGGGCAATTATTATATCAGCAGCTGGGCGCAGGGCACTCTCTGGAAAATGGATGCTGCCACCGGGGAATCCACCGTGCTCGTGGATACTCTGCAGAGCGCAGCCGATTTTTATCTGGAAGAGGACAAAGGCCGGTTATTGTTGCCCGATATGAAGGCCGGAACGGTTTATGAAATCAAACTACCGTAA